One window of Saprospiraceae bacterium genomic DNA carries:
- a CDS encoding M1 family metallopeptidase yields the protein MPLIPVISSSNNLQTALNKRNRNRNWSSKILIQFVILVICLIFDWSIKIQAQTPYFQQRLEYTIQVTLDDQNHALSAFLKLKYVNNSPDLLDKIGFHLWPNAYKNQKTEFARQKIRQGDLKFYNANESETGSIDSLQFKVNGLVAVLDQSNLPVDMAWLLLPEVLQPGDSILIETPFYVKLPITVSRMGHIGQSYQISQWFPKPAVYDRKGWHLMPYLDQGEFYSEFGQFNVQITLPKNYVVAATGTLETENEREFINQRIQFTKDVLTNKTVADSLFLVESVIQLKTLQFVAKDVHDFAWFADKSFLIQQDTVQLTNVRSVLCQSYFTSPDLWDESIQSVKKSIRFYSEQLGTYPYPQASAVESSLGVGGGMEYPMITVIGPSYSKTYLDEVIAHEVGHNWLYGILASNEREHPFMDEGINTFYENMYVRGAEAQSTYIELTGPLKKITGNTNFKQLQYQLFAKQAIDQYPNKHSKMFSELNYGLDVYYKTAWFFEYIEHYLGKTKFNEIMQSYYEAWKFKHPYPEDLQNIFFQKTSSNYSWLFDGLLSSERKCDYALSKIKTKGDSISVTICNKKSIDAPIQIGMFKNDSAVYVKWIDGFTGSKTIQLPKLAFDYISLDPNHISFDLKDYNNYIRPSGIFKKTEALKFHLFPLIDQNHQTDIGLTPCLAYNQYNGLQIGLFISKPWLPSQNFRMDLVPFYSLKSNSLSGQSKLSYIWYVADQSIHSIKLGLNLKTYAFNELQGNTLAYYQLSPYLKLDFSHEAYLNRTSNIQWTSYFIKDEYLRFDDSLTTNGTVSDFWRSAHKLNYQYNQFSILGNSELALHLNFYKHALVYGGTQSLVNLEMQFQKEFRYRNKRYFSARMYVSCYPYNSERQSDAISSRSKTTSYVGSTGLAFQNYLDGENEALFLGRSADHGLSAQQIFIRQGGFKLNHGARQRDNIGNSNRFVGSLNLKTDLPIPKIGTFIKPYLDLGYYDQKQIEAKNRIIYSGGIQLNLLYDRFCIYFPLVNSKYINTLYNSVENNSYWNRVCFSINLQVPEFRELLKHLQI from the coding sequence ATGCCATTAATACCTGTCATTTCATCTTCTAACAACCTTCAAACTGCTTTGAACAAAAGAAACAGAAATCGTAATTGGTCATCCAAGATTTTAATTCAATTCGTAATACTGGTCATTTGTTTAATTTTTGATTGGAGCATTAAAATACAGGCCCAAACGCCTTATTTTCAACAACGCTTGGAATACACGATTCAAGTTACATTGGATGATCAAAACCATGCGCTATCTGCTTTTCTCAAATTAAAATATGTAAACAACAGTCCGGATTTATTGGATAAAATTGGATTTCATTTATGGCCGAATGCCTATAAAAATCAAAAAACTGAATTTGCCAGGCAGAAAATTCGACAGGGAGATCTGAAATTTTATAATGCGAATGAATCGGAAACTGGATCTATAGATAGCCTTCAATTTAAAGTGAACGGTTTAGTTGCTGTCCTCGATCAATCCAATTTGCCTGTAGATATGGCCTGGCTCCTGTTACCAGAGGTATTACAACCCGGAGACAGTATTTTAATAGAAACCCCTTTTTATGTTAAACTGCCTATTACGGTCAGTAGAATGGGCCATATTGGACAATCCTACCAAATCAGTCAATGGTTTCCAAAGCCTGCGGTATACGATCGGAAAGGCTGGCACCTAATGCCCTATCTGGATCAAGGTGAATTTTATTCAGAATTTGGTCAATTTAATGTACAGATTACGCTTCCTAAAAATTATGTTGTAGCTGCAACCGGAACACTGGAAACTGAAAATGAACGCGAATTTATTAATCAACGAATCCAATTCACCAAGGATGTTCTTACAAATAAAACGGTAGCAGACAGTCTGTTTTTAGTTGAGTCGGTTATTCAATTAAAAACACTTCAATTTGTTGCTAAGGACGTTCATGATTTTGCCTGGTTTGCAGACAAATCCTTCTTAATCCAGCAGGATACTGTGCAACTAACAAACGTTCGTTCGGTATTGTGTCAAAGTTATTTCACTTCTCCAGATCTTTGGGATGAATCCATACAATCCGTTAAAAAGTCGATTCGTTTTTATTCAGAACAACTTGGAACCTACCCTTATCCTCAAGCAAGTGCTGTTGAAAGCAGTTTGGGTGTAGGTGGCGGCATGGAATACCCCATGATCACCGTGATCGGCCCAAGTTATAGCAAAACGTATTTAGACGAAGTCATTGCTCATGAAGTTGGTCATAATTGGCTGTATGGAATATTAGCAAGCAATGAGCGTGAGCATCCATTTATGGATGAAGGGATCAATACATTTTATGAAAACATGTATGTTCGTGGTGCAGAAGCACAGTCAACATATATTGAACTAACAGGTCCGTTAAAAAAGATTACAGGCAATACCAATTTTAAACAGTTACAGTATCAATTATTTGCAAAACAGGCCATAGATCAATACCCAAACAAGCATTCAAAAATGTTTAGTGAATTAAACTATGGATTGGATGTATATTATAAAACGGCCTGGTTTTTTGAATATATAGAACACTATCTTGGTAAGACAAAATTCAATGAAATCATGCAATCCTATTATGAAGCATGGAAATTTAAACATCCATACCCGGAAGATTTGCAAAACATATTCTTTCAAAAAACTTCCAGCAATTATTCCTGGCTGTTTGATGGCTTGCTTAGTTCGGAAAGAAAATGTGATTATGCATTGTCTAAAATAAAAACAAAAGGGGATTCTATATCAGTAACCATCTGCAATAAAAAATCAATTGATGCACCGATTCAAATTGGAATGTTCAAAAATGACAGCGCTGTCTATGTAAAATGGATCGATGGATTTACAGGTTCGAAAACCATACAACTTCCGAAATTAGCTTTTGATTATATCAGCCTGGACCCCAATCACATTTCGTTTGATTTAAAAGATTACAACAATTACATCCGGCCATCAGGTATATTTAAAAAGACAGAGGCGTTAAAATTTCATTTGTTTCCATTGATTGATCAAAACCATCAAACAGATATTGGTTTAACACCCTGTCTGGCTTACAATCAATACAATGGACTTCAAATTGGGCTGTTTATTTCAAAACCCTGGCTACCCAGTCAAAATTTCAGAATGGATCTAGTGCCTTTTTATAGTTTAAAAAGCAATTCGTTAAGTGGCCAATCCAAACTAAGTTATATCTGGTATGTGGCGGATCAATCCATTCATTCAATCAAGCTTGGTTTAAATTTAAAAACGTATGCATTTAACGAATTACAAGGAAATACATTAGCATATTACCAATTAAGCCCTTACTTAAAATTAGATTTTAGTCATGAAGCCTATTTAAACCGAACTTCAAACATCCAATGGACCAGTTATTTTATCAAGGATGAATACCTTCGCTTTGATGATAGTTTAACAACCAATGGTACGGTATCTGATTTCTGGCGTTCAGCGCATAAACTAAACTATCAATACAATCAGTTTTCAATTTTAGGAAATTCTGAATTGGCTTTACACCTAAACTTCTACAAACATGCTCTGGTTTACGGTGGGACACAATCCCTAGTCAACCTTGAAATGCAATTTCAGAAAGAGTTCCGTTATCGTAATAAGCGCTATTTTTCAGCCAGGATGTATGTATCATGTTACCCATACAACAGTGAACGACAATCAGATGCTATTTCCAGTCGCTCTAAAACGACTTCTTATGTTGGATCAACTGGCTTGGCTTTTCAAAACTATTTAGACGGTGAAAATGAAGCGCTCTTTCTTGGAAGATCGGCAGATCATGGATTAAGCGCACAACAAATTTTTATTCGCCAGGGTGGATTTAAATTGAATCATGGAGCAAGACAACGCGATAACATTGGCAATAGCAATCGATTTGTGGGCTCATTAAATTTAAAAACGGATTTGCCTATCCCAAAAATAGGTACGTTCATTAAACCATATTTAGATTTAGGGTATTACGATCAAAAACAAATAGAAGCAAAAAATAGAATTATTTATAGTGGTGGCATCCAGTTGAATTTACTATACGATCGGTTTTGTATTTACTTCCCATTGGTTAATTCAAAGTATATTAATACATTGTACAATTCTGTTGAAAACAATTCCTATTGGAACCGGGTTTGCTTTTCAATTAATTTGCAGGTTCCTGAGTTCAGAGAATTGTTAAAACATTTACAGATTTAA